A region of uncultured Desulfobacter sp. DNA encodes the following proteins:
- a CDS encoding MBL fold metallo-hydrolase gives MFVLKTDTGLILFDTGSYGSADRILKSIKAAGFEPETIKAICLTHWHGDHTGGLAGITAFLGANQSLDIFIGEADLPLLKDQSFHLLRFHPFLQLPVLHGPGRLPNSSNARFCPLNTAGCEILHQKYGITAIDTPGHTPGHMAYLHRETGSLFSGCALSLLTPHVAGLVPVFHDRAEQIRSGEYLAGMDFRYLLPAHMCLRRDEIPLERRRPVSGKKGVVSKLMGDHLFFKIL, from the coding sequence GTGTTTGTATTGAAAACAGATACAGGTCTTATCCTCTTCGATACCGGGAGTTATGGCAGCGCAGATAGGATTCTGAAGTCAATCAAGGCCGCCGGGTTTGAACCGGAAACAATCAAAGCCATCTGCCTTACCCATTGGCACGGAGACCATACCGGCGGTTTGGCCGGGATCACAGCGTTTTTGGGTGCGAACCAAAGCCTGGATATTTTTATAGGTGAAGCAGATCTGCCTTTGTTAAAGGATCAGAGTTTTCATCTTCTGCGGTTTCATCCCTTCCTGCAACTGCCCGTTCTCCATGGTCCGGGGCGACTGCCCAATTCCTCCAACGCGCGATTCTGCCCTCTGAATACTGCCGGGTGTGAAATTCTTCACCAAAAATACGGCATTACGGCCATAGATACCCCGGGGCATACTCCCGGACATATGGCATACCTGCACCGGGAAACAGGATCTCTGTTTTCCGGATGTGCATTATCGTTGCTGACACCTCATGTTGCAGGGTTGGTTCCCGTTTTTCATGATAGAGCAGAACAGATCCGTTCCGGCGAATATCTGGCAGGAATGGATTTTCGATACTTGCTGCCGGCACACATGTGTCTTAGGCGCGATGAAATTCCATTGGAGAGGCGACGTCCAGTCAGCGGCAAAAAAGGGGTGGTGTCAAAACTTATGGGCGATCATCTGTTTTTCAAAATTTTGTAG
- a CDS encoding dihydrolipoyl dehydrogenase: MSKEYDVAIIGAGTAGLTAQEEVVKHTDNYVLIDDGPLGTTCARVGCMPSKALIAVADDFHKCSFFDEYGIDGSRGLIPDHKRIMARVRSMRDEFSGGVIQDMSGFMDKVIRKRARFLDANTLDLGDETIRAKSIIIATGSKPFIPDAWLPFKEFIIDTDQFFELETLPRTMAVFGLGVIGIELGQALHRIGVQVTAVSRRKTAGGLTDPKLAEYAFDHFSREMHLELGTAEIVGKTETGLTVGSGSKRWNVDRVLIATGRRPMLQGLGLENLKVDLDDRGMPVFAPQTLQVGNLPVFLAGDANGLKPILHEAADDGTIAGYNACAGTMTRFKKRTPLHITFSSPDIAIAGLSYKALTGKGIDFVVGEASWEELGRARMILGKAAGRARIYAEPHKGRLLGAEIMAPAGEHMAHLLAWTMGANLTIKEILGMPFYHPVPEEALLDAFLQIAAQISEPVPMPILEKIKGGSHGR; encoded by the coding sequence ATGTCAAAAGAATATGATGTGGCGATCATCGGTGCCGGCACGGCCGGCCTGACGGCCCAGGAAGAGGTGGTAAAGCACACGGACAACTATGTTCTCATTGATGACGGTCCCCTGGGCACCACCTGTGCAAGGGTGGGCTGTATGCCCTCCAAGGCGTTGATTGCCGTGGCCGATGATTTTCACAAGTGCAGTTTTTTTGATGAATACGGCATTGACGGCTCCCGGGGGCTGATCCCGGATCATAAACGGATCATGGCGCGGGTCCGGTCCATGCGGGATGAGTTTTCAGGCGGCGTGATCCAGGATATGTCCGGATTCATGGACAAGGTTATCCGGAAACGGGCCAGGTTTCTGGATGCCAATACCCTGGATTTAGGGGACGAAACCATCCGGGCCAAAAGCATCATCATCGCCACCGGATCAAAGCCCTTTATCCCTGATGCCTGGCTGCCGTTCAAAGAGTTCATAATCGACACGGATCAGTTTTTTGAACTTGAAACCCTTCCCCGGACCATGGCCGTGTTCGGCCTGGGGGTTATCGGTATTGAGCTGGGCCAGGCCCTGCACCGGATAGGGGTCCAGGTGACAGCCGTCAGCCGCCGTAAAACCGCAGGGGGGCTGACAGACCCCAAACTTGCCGAATATGCCTTTGACCATTTTTCCCGGGAGATGCACCTTGAACTGGGTACCGCTGAAATTGTCGGCAAAACCGAAACAGGTCTTACAGTGGGAAGCGGCAGCAAGCGCTGGAACGTGGACCGGGTGCTCATTGCAACGGGCAGACGCCCCATGCTTCAAGGGTTAGGCCTTGAAAACTTAAAGGTTGACCTGGATGATAGAGGAATGCCGGTTTTCGCCCCCCAGACCCTGCAGGTGGGGAACCTGCCCGTGTTTCTGGCCGGGGATGCCAACGGGCTTAAACCCATTCTCCATGAAGCTGCCGATGACGGTACCATAGCCGGGTACAACGCCTGTGCCGGTACCATGACCCGATTTAAAAAACGAACGCCTCTGCATATTACCTTCTCGTCGCCGGATATCGCCATCGCCGGTCTGTCTTACAAAGCTCTGACTGGAAAAGGCATTGATTTTGTGGTGGGGGAAGCGTCCTGGGAGGAGCTTGGACGGGCCAGGATGATTCTCGGCAAAGCGGCCGGGCGAGCAAGAATTTATGCCGAACCCCACAAGGGGCGGCTGCTGGGCGCTGAGATTATGGCACCGGCCGGGGAACACATGGCCCATCTTCTGGCCTGGACCATGGGGGCCAACCTGACAATAAAAGAGATCCTGGGTATGCCCTTTTACCATCCCGTGCCTGAGGAGGCGCTTCTGGATGCTTTTCTACAGATTGCCGCACAGATCAGTGAGCCTGTGCCCATGCCGATACTGGAAAAAATAAAAGGAGGATCCCATGGAAGATAA
- a CDS encoding IS1 family transposase produces MENLKTPISKVASALRIRSEGPGLRATGRILGSNKATIARWEQLFGDQKATLMFYSFCHEFVSLTFEGDEIYTVVGKRTDPSDSKGWTAVIMEPASRFIVDQRCGKKNAALFKSVMKTVCKYVHHTKDLTFLSDGERRYGNMLFDLCSEVLKTERAGRPPKTLPKGVKVRVKNKGDQKRKKGRKRPKYQVTQREHPDTDQSLAITEIHANHLEAQSAATRRRNSTLRRKTNTYAKTEHGLQRTLNVHQIIHNYVRPHWTTGKVPAVALGIMSEALSLESILTMQRAA; encoded by the coding sequence ATGGAAAATTTGAAGACACCAATCAGCAAGGTTGCATCTGCACTGCGGATTCGCAGTGAGGGCCCTGGCCTTCGGGCAACCGGTCGGATACTAGGATCGAATAAAGCTACCATTGCCCGCTGGGAGCAACTGTTTGGAGACCAGAAAGCAACGCTGATGTTCTATTCCTTTTGTCATGAATTTGTCTCCCTCACATTTGAAGGGGATGAGATATACACCGTGGTGGGAAAGCGTACCGATCCTTCGGACTCCAAAGGGTGGACTGCAGTCATCATGGAGCCAGCCAGCCGGTTCATTGTAGACCAACGATGTGGTAAGAAAAATGCCGCATTATTCAAGTCGGTTATGAAAACTGTATGCAAATATGTTCATCATACCAAAGACCTGACTTTTCTCTCGGATGGAGAAAGACGGTATGGCAACATGCTGTTTGATTTATGTTCGGAGGTTTTGAAAACAGAAAGAGCTGGGCGTCCCCCCAAAACGCTGCCCAAAGGCGTCAAAGTGCGTGTGAAAAACAAGGGTGATCAAAAACGAAAGAAAGGCCGCAAACGTCCAAAATACCAAGTAACTCAACGGGAACACCCGGACACTGATCAAAGTTTGGCTATAACTGAAATCCACGCCAACCATCTTGAGGCTCAGAGTGCTGCAACGAGGCGAAGAAACAGTACTTTAAGAAGAAAAACAAACACATACGCTAAAACAGAGCATGGCTTACAACGAACCCTGAATGTTCATCAAATCATACACAATTATGTTCGACCTCATTGGACTACCGGCAAGGTGCCGGCAGTTGCTTTGGGAATCATGTCGGAGGCCTTGAGCCTTGAGAGCATCCTCACAATGCAAAGAGCCGCATAG
- a CDS encoding DHHA2 domain-containing protein, protein MEDKRADPVIRFLSDARARHHDADMLVFGNEAADLDSVVAAIGLAWVLGKGEKPCSALPLIPVKRDDFRLKTESRWVLSQTGIDAEMLFFLDDVPSLDVLFSRFKGLALVDHNRLANAFSEYGEKVRLIVDHHEDLKLYPDALRRIEPVGSCATLVAEDLIHGCGGEAACEIPQSLAVLLLGAILIDTVNLDPGAGRATPRDHAVADHLKAVADLDTDMFYQGIRAAKSDISEMNTRDLLRRDCKTFQFNTVCCTVSSVPLSLKKWMARDMNLARGIEAYAREMKADILMTMNTQRTPRFSRGIAVFCKSPDLFTTISAMLASNLDLEVIPGPPGFDCGKVHFFRQGNLSLSRKKLEPVLDRYFSNFKQV, encoded by the coding sequence ATGGAAGATAAAAGGGCAGACCCGGTTATCCGATTTCTGTCTGATGCCCGGGCCCGGCACCACGATGCCGACATGCTGGTTTTCGGCAACGAGGCGGCAGATCTGGATTCCGTGGTGGCGGCCATTGGGCTTGCCTGGGTTCTGGGAAAGGGTGAAAAACCCTGTTCGGCACTGCCCCTGATTCCCGTTAAACGAGACGATTTCCGGCTGAAAACAGAGAGCCGGTGGGTGCTCTCCCAGACCGGCATTGATGCTGAAATGCTTTTTTTTCTGGACGATGTACCGTCATTGGATGTCCTTTTTTCCAGGTTCAAAGGGCTGGCCCTGGTGGACCATAACCGGCTGGCAAACGCTTTTTCAGAATACGGGGAAAAAGTCCGGCTTATTGTGGATCACCATGAAGATTTAAAGCTGTACCCCGATGCCCTGCGGCGCATTGAGCCTGTTGGGTCCTGTGCCACCCTGGTGGCCGAAGACCTGATCCATGGGTGCGGAGGGGAGGCTGCCTGTGAAATCCCCCAAAGCCTGGCCGTTCTTTTGCTGGGGGCCATTCTCATTGACACGGTAAATCTTGATCCCGGCGCCGGGCGGGCAACTCCCAGGGATCATGCCGTGGCGGATCATCTGAAGGCTGTTGCTGACCTGGACACAGACATGTTTTACCAGGGTATCCGTGCCGCTAAATCAGATATCAGTGAAATGAACACAAGGGATCTGCTCAGACGGGACTGTAAGACATTTCAGTTCAACACGGTGTGCTGTACGGTTTCATCCGTGCCTTTGTCCCTTAAAAAGTGGATGGCCAGGGACATGAATCTTGCCCGGGGCATTGAGGCCTATGCAAGGGAAATGAAGGCCGATATCCTTATGACCATGAACACCCAGCGCACCCCCAGATTTTCAAGGGGAATTGCAGTGTTCTGCAAATCCCCCGATCTGTTCACAACCATTTCCGCCATGCTGGCATCTAACCTTGACCTTGAAGTCATACCTGGGCCGCCGGGTTTTGACTGCGGCAAAGTTCATTTCTTCCGCCAGGGTAATTTGAGTCTGTCCAGAAAAAAGCTTGAACCAGTGCTGGACCGGTATTTTTCAAACTTTAAACAGGTGTAA
- a CDS encoding PaaI family thioesterase: MFDYPSYLKQLTAGEPVNNPFLDFLQIKPEVIEEGYARFSMEIRPEFLQGAGIMQGGLGIALSSEAAAHAVMSTLAPGENLTTIELKNNFLSMASKGRLTAEAMVFKRGRTLVFVDCIVRDDTGKNISKSSATLMVIPPKSDE, translated from the coding sequence GTGTTTGACTACCCCTCGTACCTGAAGCAGCTGACAGCCGGAGAACCGGTTAACAACCCTTTCCTGGATTTTTTACAGATAAAGCCTGAAGTGATTGAAGAAGGATATGCCCGGTTCAGCATGGAGATCCGGCCCGAATTTCTCCAGGGCGCCGGAATCATGCAGGGCGGTTTAGGCATTGCCCTGTCCAGTGAAGCCGCAGCCCATGCCGTGATGAGCACCCTGGCGCCGGGTGAAAACCTGACAACCATTGAACTGAAAAATAATTTTCTTTCCATGGCGTCCAAGGGTCGCCTGACAGCCGAAGCCATGGTGTTTAAAAGGGGACGGACCCTTGTTTTTGTTGACTGCATAGTCAGAGATGACACAGGAAAAAATATTTCGAAAAGCAGTGCCACCTTAATGGTCATACCGCCGAAATCAGATGAATGA
- the pap gene encoding polyphosphate:AMP phosphotransferase: MFESAELGHKISKSDYKKEEPVLREKLLNAQLELNESRAFQVIVLVGGLDGAGRGATVNLLNEWMDPRFIQTHGMGEPSDEELDRPMMWRFWRALPPKGKIGVFLGSWYTWPMLNRAYGKTKDADLEQSMGRAIKLERMLVSEGALVIKLWFHLSREEQKKRLQSLEKDPLTRWKVTSRDWDHFKKYDEFRKVHEKVIRQTSTAEAPWMVIEGSDARYRNITVGRLILNAIQDRLNKDEQPSQDTPVPPLMPSVDNVNVLKTLDMTQSLTKEEYQKKLKKYQRKLNLLIRDPKFKYTSVIAVFEGNDAAGKGGAIRRITGALDARGYQIIPIAAPSEEEREQPYLWRFWRHLPRKGRVTIFDRSWYGRVLVERVEQFCSEADWMRAYSEINEFELQIARHRMVVVKFWLAITKDEQLERFHAREQTSFKRFKITEEDWRNREKWEQYELAVADMVDRTSTHYAPWTLIEANNKYFARIKVLKTLCETVEAKLKDLYEEGVDYLEKPKKKK; the protein is encoded by the coding sequence ATGTTTGAATCTGCCGAGTTGGGACATAAGATATCCAAATCCGATTACAAAAAAGAAGAACCTGTCCTGCGTGAGAAACTTCTCAATGCACAGTTGGAATTGAACGAATCCCGTGCTTTTCAGGTTATTGTTCTGGTGGGCGGATTGGACGGTGCCGGGCGCGGTGCCACAGTGAATTTGTTAAACGAATGGATGGATCCCCGCTTTATTCAAACCCACGGCATGGGAGAACCCTCGGACGAGGAACTGGATCGTCCTATGATGTGGCGGTTCTGGAGAGCCTTGCCGCCAAAAGGTAAAATTGGTGTTTTTCTAGGGTCGTGGTATACGTGGCCGATGCTGAACAGGGCCTATGGCAAAACAAAGGATGCGGATCTGGAACAGAGCATGGGCCGGGCGATAAAATTAGAAAGGATGTTGGTCAGTGAGGGGGCCCTTGTCATTAAGCTCTGGTTTCATCTTTCCCGGGAAGAACAGAAAAAACGACTGCAATCCCTTGAGAAAGACCCGTTAACCCGTTGGAAGGTCACCTCGCGTGACTGGGATCATTTTAAGAAGTATGACGAGTTTCGCAAGGTTCACGAAAAGGTCATTCGCCAGACCTCAACCGCTGAGGCGCCCTGGATGGTCATCGAAGGATCTGATGCCCGCTACCGGAACATAACCGTCGGCAGGCTGATCCTCAATGCGATTCAGGATCGATTGAACAAGGATGAACAGCCTTCCCAGGACACCCCTGTTCCTCCTCTAATGCCGTCTGTTGATAATGTCAATGTGCTGAAGACGCTGGATATGACTCAATCCCTGACAAAGGAAGAGTACCAGAAAAAGTTAAAAAAATATCAGAGAAAGCTGAACCTGCTGATCCGGGACCCAAAGTTTAAGTACACCTCTGTTATAGCCGTTTTCGAGGGTAATGACGCAGCAGGGAAGGGCGGGGCCATCCGTCGTATCACAGGGGCCCTTGATGCACGCGGGTATCAGATTATACCCATTGCCGCACCCTCTGAGGAGGAAAGGGAACAGCCGTATCTCTGGAGATTCTGGCGGCATTTGCCCCGTAAAGGCCGCGTAACTATATTTGACCGGTCATGGTATGGCCGGGTGCTGGTGGAGCGGGTGGAGCAATTCTGTTCCGAGGCCGACTGGATGAGGGCCTACAGTGAAATCAACGAGTTTGAGTTGCAGATCGCCCGCCATCGCATGGTGGTGGTCAAGTTCTGGTTGGCTATCACTAAAGATGAGCAGTTGGAAAGATTTCATGCCAGAGAGCAAACCAGCTTCAAGCGGTTCAAAATCACAGAAGAAGACTGGCGTAATCGGGAAAAATGGGAACAGTACGAACTGGCGGTTGCTGATATGGTGGACAGGACCAGCACGCATTATGCTCCATGGACCCTGATAGAAGCGAATAACAAATATTTTGCCCGTATCAAAGTACTCAAAACATTGTGTGAAACAGTCGAGGCCAAGCTCAAGGACCTCTATGAGGAGGGCGTCGATTATCTGGAAAAACCAAAGAAAAAAAAGTGA
- a CDS encoding gamma carbonic anhydrase family protein, giving the protein MTLYAYQNIRPQIHESVFIAPTAQVIGNVNIGRDSSVWFQTVIRGDTAAITIGERTNIQDLSMCHVDAGVPLTVGNGVTVGHQCCLHGCTIEDGCLIGMGATVMNHAVIGTGSVVGAGAVVLENTIIPPYSLVTGSPGKVKKTYENKGQIEEMIKNSSDGYAEKGRIFGSNDLFHEIER; this is encoded by the coding sequence ATGACTTTATACGCATACCAGAATATCCGGCCCCAAATTCATGAATCCGTATTCATTGCACCAACCGCCCAGGTCATTGGAAATGTGAATATCGGCAGGGACTCCTCGGTCTGGTTTCAAACGGTTATCCGGGGAGATACGGCCGCAATCACCATTGGTGAAAGGACAAATATCCAGGACTTAAGCATGTGCCATGTTGATGCCGGGGTTCCTTTAACGGTGGGAAACGGCGTCACCGTGGGCCATCAGTGCTGCCTTCACGGCTGTACCATTGAGGATGGCTGCCTGATCGGCATGGGCGCCACCGTGATGAATCATGCGGTTATCGGGACCGGATCAGTTGTTGGCGCGGGTGCGGTGGTGCTGGAAAACACCATTATCCCGCCCTACTCCCTTGTCACCGGGTCTCCGGGAAAGGTGAAAAAGACCTATGAAAACAAGGGTCAGATTGAAGAGATGATAAAAAATTCCTCCGACGGCTATGCGGAGAAAGGCCGCATCTTTGGCTCCAACGACTTGTTTCATGAAATCGAAAGGTGA
- the nhaD gene encoding sodium:proton antiporter NhaD, producing MHTLLVVVFVLAYSAIAFEHPLRVNKSASALLGAGIMWTIYAVATGNHHLVTEQLNENLAATAQIIFFLLGAMTIVELVDAHDGFEVITSRITTTSQSVLIVLIGIVTFFLSAMLDNLTTTIVMVSLTKKLLDNHDDRLIFAGIIVIAANAGGAWSPIGDVTTTMLWIGGQISSFGVVKSVFLASVADLVIPLIVVSFMLKGKSVGAKTEQAGSGTSTKFERNLMFTVGLGSLVMVPVFKEITHLPPFMGILCGLGVLWLVGELVHRQKSDEEKQPLTIVHALTRIDMASILFFVGILLAVSTLEDTHILATLATWLNQTIGQQSIIVSVIGVISAIIDNVPLVAASMGMYDVHQFATDNFLWTFLAFCAGTGGSLLIIGSAAGVAAMGLEKINFFWYVKKISGLAILGYIAGILVFLAQVKLLHG from the coding sequence ATGCATACACTGTTAGTAGTAGTTTTCGTTCTGGCCTATTCGGCCATTGCCTTTGAGCATCCGCTCAGGGTCAATAAATCTGCTTCCGCCCTGCTGGGCGCCGGCATTATGTGGACCATTTACGCCGTTGCCACGGGCAATCATCACCTGGTGACGGAACAGCTCAATGAGAACCTTGCGGCCACTGCCCAGATTATCTTCTTTCTGCTGGGGGCCATGACCATTGTTGAACTGGTGGACGCCCATGACGGATTTGAGGTGATCACCTCCCGGATCACCACCACCAGCCAGAGTGTTCTGATTGTGCTCATCGGAATTGTCACCTTTTTCCTTTCCGCCATGCTGGACAACCTGACCACCACCATTGTCATGGTGTCATTGACCAAAAAACTATTGGACAATCACGATGACCGGCTGATTTTTGCAGGGATCATTGTTATTGCCGCCAACGCCGGCGGAGCCTGGTCCCCCATTGGTGATGTCACCACAACCATGCTGTGGATCGGAGGTCAGATCTCTTCGTTCGGGGTCGTTAAATCGGTTTTCCTGGCCTCTGTGGCAGATCTTGTTATTCCCCTGATTGTCGTCAGCTTTATGCTGAAAGGCAAATCTGTGGGAGCAAAAACGGAACAGGCCGGATCCGGGACAAGCACAAAGTTCGAACGAAACCTGATGTTCACTGTGGGCTTGGGATCACTGGTCATGGTGCCGGTGTTCAAGGAGATAACCCATTTGCCGCCTTTTATGGGCATTCTGTGCGGCCTTGGCGTTCTCTGGCTGGTGGGAGAGCTTGTACACAGGCAAAAATCCGACGAAGAGAAACAACCTCTGACCATCGTACATGCCCTGACCCGAATCGATATGGCATCCATTCTCTTTTTCGTCGGTATTCTGCTGGCTGTATCAACCCTGGAAGATACCCATATTCTGGCTACACTGGCGACCTGGCTCAACCAGACCATTGGTCAGCAAAGCATTATCGTTTCGGTGATCGGTGTCATCAGTGCAATCATTGACAATGTGCCCCTGGTGGCCGCATCCATGGGTATGTATGATGTGCATCAGTTTGCCACAGACAATTTTCTTTGGACCTTTCTGGCCTTCTGTGCAGGAACCGGTGGCTCTCTGCTGATCATTGGTTCGGCGGCAGGCGTTGCTGCCATGGGCCTGGAGAAAATTAATTTTTTCTGGTACGTGAAAAAAATCAGTGGACTGGCAATTCTTGGCTATATTGCAGGTATCCTGGTTTTTCTGGCCCAGGTTAAACTGCTCCACGGCTGA
- a CDS encoding tetratricopeptide repeat protein yields the protein MVTIKHKTSVLKRGGLNCSSPVPPPEKRLKPNRQFRIAHIDKLKAEDQKGDKLNMIPFKKRCFRISTIRILIVIIALTAGNAFGKPVTFTETYIYQVGDADSKLSCRAVSLQQAKRLLLEKLGTYIKSNTEIKEFQLTKDEIISISGGIVQTEILDEKWDGVQYKLTAKLTADTEQISESIDKIKGDTQKRHELLELKADIDMLLKEVDALKKELPKSNDDKQQKKYRQTIKKLTAANWLQDGESYVFNQNFAEAINAFEKSIDEDPTNVRAYYGIGFAYTAASNSDIQMLNKAIDYYRKGLRIDPGFTKIRDNLVAVIGSIGNIFAQKKNYKEAITHFTHAIEAGEGRSKAGPKKRSTSYYNRALAYTYTKDFQKAFADCNQAIKIRPEYADPYMQKARIYSQSDPNWRLNPDVKKHVMNAAALGNKDAQKFCNQNKLNWKHIQKLIAPAFAQQKNPDAARSVQEFLSSIAFPWQRIGEIIKTAIDGDTDAQKFLDGINVPWKNFS from the coding sequence ATGGTAACTATAAAACACAAAACCAGTGTTTTGAAAAGAGGAGGCTTGAATTGTTCGAGCCCAGTGCCTCCCCCCGAAAAAAGGTTGAAACCAAACCGCCAATTTCGTATAGCCCACATAGATAAACTAAAAGCAGAAGACCAAAAGGGAGATAAGCTTAACATGATTCCATTCAAAAAGCGTTGCTTTAGAATTTCAACAATTCGAATTTTAATCGTAATAATTGCTCTGACTGCCGGCAATGCATTCGGAAAGCCGGTAACGTTCACTGAAACATATATTTATCAGGTAGGTGATGCGGACAGCAAACTGTCATGCCGGGCTGTATCATTACAACAAGCAAAACGTCTTCTTTTAGAAAAATTAGGTACTTACATTAAAAGTAATACAGAAATAAAAGAGTTCCAGTTAACTAAAGATGAAATCATTAGTATTTCAGGCGGAATTGTTCAAACCGAGATCCTGGATGAAAAATGGGACGGTGTGCAATATAAGCTTACCGCGAAGTTAACCGCTGATACGGAACAAATAAGCGAATCCATAGATAAAATAAAAGGTGATACGCAAAAAAGGCATGAGCTGCTTGAATTAAAAGCAGACATCGATATGCTTTTGAAAGAAGTTGATGCTTTAAAAAAAGAACTGCCAAAATCAAATGACGACAAGCAACAAAAAAAATATCGCCAAACCATAAAAAAACTTACCGCCGCTAACTGGCTCCAGGACGGTGAATCCTATGTTTTTAATCAGAATTTTGCCGAAGCGATAAACGCGTTTGAAAAAAGCATCGATGAAGATCCTACCAATGTAAGAGCCTATTACGGAATCGGGTTTGCCTATACAGCGGCTTCAAACAGCGATATCCAAATGCTGAATAAAGCCATAGATTATTACAGAAAAGGATTACGTATCGATCCTGGTTTTACGAAGATTCGAGATAACCTTGTCGCAGTCATCGGCAGTATCGGCAATATTTTTGCTCAAAAAAAGAACTATAAGGAAGCGATCACCCATTTTACACATGCAATTGAAGCCGGCGAGGGCCGATCAAAAGCCGGACCTAAAAAAAGATCGACGTCCTATTATAATCGAGCCCTGGCATACACGTATACCAAAGATTTCCAAAAGGCTTTTGCGGATTGTAATCAGGCTATAAAAATACGACCGGAATATGCTGATCCCTACATGCAGAAAGCCAGAATTTATAGCCAGTCGGACCCGAATTGGCGTTTGAATCCGGACGTCAAAAAACATGTTATGAATGCCGCAGCGCTCGGAAATAAAGATGCACAAAAGTTTTGTAATCAGAACAAGCTGAACTGGAAACATATTCAAAAGCTAATTGCACCGGCTTTTGCCCAACAGAAAAATCCCGACGCCGCCAGATCCGTGCAAGAGTTTTTAAGTTCAATCGCATTTCCCTGGCAAAGAATAGGTGAAATCATTAAAACCGCGATTGACGGTGATACAGACGCTCAAAAATTTCTTGATGGCATTAATGTCCCCTGGAAGAATTTTTCTTAG